The genomic region AAAAAATTGTGTATAAATATCAATCTGGGCTATGTTACATGTGTGTCAAATGCACTCTATTGTAATTTTTTGCAAACGCCATTGTACAAAACTTTAAATTAATTAATGCAGTAACTAGTTATATTATGATGATTATTATCGTGAAGGACGAACATATAATATTTTATATTATGTGGTTTTTATTTTATAAAATTATATAGTGTATTCTTAACTATAAATCTTCCAGCTCGTCTAAAAATTCAAAATAGTTAAATTCTGTTTCTTCATATTTCATATTATTATACCCCTCTATAGGGCTGTTACCCATTTCTAAATATTTTTGTAATCTTTCTAACAAATAATTGATATCCTCACGGTCGTCCTCATACTCATTCCAAAGCATGTCAAAATATTGTGACACTATCCAATATTCTTCTTTTTCTTTTTTACTTAACCCCGATTGCTGTAAAGCTACTTCCTCCGCATTTCTTTTTGCAGTTTCCTCCCAACCTATGACTGCCATTTTCATCAATATTGGAGCTCCACGCATATTCATCATTTCAATATACTCTCCTTTTGGTTCCCCATGATTTATAGATTTATTATACCACTAGCAACACAAAAAGGGTGTACTTTTATATAAAAATATTTAACAGGAGACATTGTAATAGAAGAAATGATGGAAGTAAGATATGATAAACATATTGATTATGAGGAGAGGTAAAGTGTCAGCTATCCGATATTATCTAATGTATCGATTAACGCCCTAACAGCCTCAGAAGATTTTTTAAGGGCGGAAAGTTCTTCGTCCGTTAAGTTAAAATCAACAATTTCCTCAATCCCGTTCTTTCCCAGTTTAACCGGAACACCGATAACCACATTGTTTAAATTGTATTCCCCCTCGAGATAAACGGCGCAAGGAAGGATTTCTTTTTTATCCGCAATAATCGCTTCTGCCATGCGGGCGGCGGCGGCGGAAGGGGCGTAAAAAGCACTGCCGCTTTTAAGCAAGCCGACAATTTCAGCCCCGCCGTTAATTGTACGGTTAATCAGCTTATCAATCGTTTCATTCGGCAAAAGTTCCGTAATCGGTTTCTTGTTTACGGTTGCCAAGCGCGGGAAAATAACCATATTTTGCCCGTGTTCACCGAGGGCATAAGATTGCACCGAAGTCATCGGGACATCCAATTCCGTAGCAATAAAACTTGAAAGCCTGGCGCTATCCAAAACCCCTGAAAGCCCGAAAACCCTGTTTCTGGAGAATCCGCTTGTTTTTAATGCCAGATAGGTCATTGTATCGACCGGGTTGGTAACGATAATTATAACGCAGTTCGGGGAAAACTTAACGATGTTTTTGGTAACCTCGCCAACAACATTGGCATTGATTTTAATTAAATCATCACGGCTCATACCCGGTTTGCGGGCAACACCGGAGGTAATAATCACAACATCGGAGCCGGCGGTATCTTTATAGTCGTTTGTACCGATGATTATGGAATCAAAACCGATAATCGGTGCCGATTCCTGTAAATCAAGAGCTTTTCCCTGAGGCAGCCCCTCAACGATATCTAAAAGTACGATATCGGCAATATTTTTGACCGCTAAACATTGTGCGAGGCTGGCCCCGACATTACCGGCACCGATAACACTTACTTTTGCTCTCATTATCCGTTACTCTCCAGTTTTTCGATTATAGCATCGGCTACTTGAGAAGTTCCGACAGCCGAATCCCTTTCTGAATTCGGTTTTAAATCATAAGTTATATTTTTGCCTTCGGCAATTACATCGGCAATCGCTTTTTCCAACTTTTCGGCGGCATTGTTTTCGCCGATATGCTTTAACATCATCACCCCCGATAACATCATCGCCATCGGGTTTACTTTATTTAACCCCTTGTATTTCGGTGCGCTGCCGTGGGTCGGTTCAAAAAGGGCAACCCCGTCGCCGATATTGGCACCCGGCGCAACACCCAAACCGCCGACCAATCCTGCACAGAGGTCCGAAAGGATATCCCCGTAAAGGTTGGGGCAGAGGATTACATCAAACTGCTGCGGTGTTTTGACCAGTTGCATTGTCATATTATCAACAATCCTATCTTCGAATTCGATATCGGGATAGTCTTTGGCCACCTCACGGGCGATTGCTAAAAATAAACCGTCCGAGAATTTCATAATGTTTGCTTTGTGAATTGCGGACACCTTTTTGCGCCCTTCTTTGCGGGCAAATTCAAAGGCGTACTTTGTAATTCGGCGGGTACCGAATTCGGATATCGGTTTAATACTGATGCCCGAATCTTCCCTGATATTTGAACCGCTTTTTTCGGAAATAAATTTAATTAGCTCTTCCGTTTGCGGTTTACCTTTTTCAAATTCAATACCGGCGTAAAGATCCTCGGTATTTTCTCTAACAATAACAACATCGATATCTTGATAGAAAGTAGGAATTCCGGCATAGCTTTTGCAGGGTCTGATGCAGGCATAGAGTTCAAGCTGCTTGCGCAGTGCAACGTTTACACTGCGAAAACCCGAACCGACGGGGGTTGTTACCGGCCCTTTAATCGCTACTTTATTTCGGCGTATCGATTCTAAAACATGCTCGGGGAGAGGGGTGCCGTATTCGTCCATAACATCGACACCGGCATGTACAATATCCCAGTTAAACCTGACTCCGGTTGCTTCCAAAACCCTTTTTGTGGCGTTACTGACATCGGGTCCGATTCCGTCGCCGGGAATAAGGGTAACATTATAAGTGTTGGTCATTTATAAAACCTCCCAAATTACATCTGAAAATCGCCGTACTTTTTAATGTACGGCATTAGCCCGCCTTCTTCCAAGATGCTTAACATGGCATCCGGTATTTTGTTGAAGGTCAGTTCGGCTCCGTTGGTTAAATCTTTAATAATTCCGCGTTTTAAATCGACTTCCAGTTCGTCGCCGTCATCAATTTTATCGGTGTCGCAGATTAAAACCGGCAGTCCGCGGTTAATTGCATTTCTAAAGAAAATACGTGCCACCGATTTGGCAAGCACCGCACTTACTCCGGACATTTTAATTACAAGCGGGGCATGTTCGCGGCTGGAACCGAGCCCAAAATTATTGCCGCCGACAACAAAATCACCCTCTTTAACACGAGAGGCAAAGGTCGGGTCGGCATCTTCCAAAACGTGCTTTGCAAGCTCGGGCAGATTACTCCTTAGATGTGCCAGCCTGCCGGGTACGATATGGTCGGTGGAGATGTTATCTCCGAATTTAAAGGCTTTCCCTTTCATTAAAGAACCTCCCTGGGATCGGTAATCTCACCGGTTATTGCCGTTGCCGCCGCTGTTGCCGGGCTGGCAAGATAAATAAAGGAATTGGGGTTGCCCATTCTCCCTTTAAAGTTGCGGTTGGCGGTTGATAAACAAGATTCGTTATCGCCCAGCACGCCCTGGTGCAAACCGAGGCAGGAACCGCATCCCGGCGGTAAAATCATAGCCCCGGCATCCAAGAGGGTTTCGGCATAACCTTTTTGGATCATCTCTTTTAAAATTGTTCTGGAAGCCGGTGTAATCAGTAATCTTGTTGCCGGATTTCTCTTTTTGCCTTTTAACATAGAAGCGGCAATCTCAAAATCTTCAATTCTGCCGTTGGTACAAGTTCCGATGGCAACCTGTTGGATTTTGGTTCCCTTTAAGTCTTTAACAAGCGCCGTGTTATCGACAGTATGCGGTTTGGATAACGTCGGCTCAAGCGTAGATACATCAATATTAACGATTCTTTCATAAGCCGCGTCGGGGTCTGCGGCAAGCGGTTGATATTTATCCCCGCGCCCTTGTGTTTTAAGATAATCTTCGGTAGTTTTATCGGCAGGGAACAGCCCGACTTTGGCGCCGGCTTCCACTGCCATGTTGGCAATCGTTAAACGATCTCCGATTGGCATCTTGTCAACCGTATCGCCGGCAAATTCCAACGCTTTATAGGTTGCTCCGTCCGCGCCGATAAACCCGATTAAATGCAGTATTAAATCTTTGGCATAAACGTGCTTTTGGAAACTTCCGCTGCAAACTACTTTTATCGTTTCGGGTACTCTAAACCAAGTTTTACCGAGCGCCATTGCAACGGCGATATCCGATGAGCCCATTCCGGTCGCAAAGGCGCCGATGCCGCCGGCAGTAACCGTGTGCGAATCCGCACCGACAATTACATCACCGGGTACGGCAATATTCTCAGCTACCAGTTGGTGGCAAACGCCATCCCCGGCATCCGATAGAATGCAGCCGGTTTTTTGAGCGAAATCTCTGAGCGTAATATGATCGGTTGATAATTGGCTGTTGGGGCTGGGTGCGGCATGATCAATAAAGAGTATCGTTTTTGACGGATTGGCCATTTTTTCAAAACCGTTATTTAAAAACTCGCGTACCGTTAAAGGCCCCGTTGTATCTTGAACAAATGCCAAATCAACAGGAGTAATAACAATATC from Dehalococcoidales bacterium harbors:
- a CDS encoding 3-isopropylmalate dehydratase small subunit, which produces MKGKAFKFGDNISTDHIVPGRLAHLRSNLPELAKHVLEDADPTFASRVKEGDFVVGGNNFGLGSSREHAPLVIKMSGVSAVLAKSVARIFFRNAINRGLPVLICDTDKIDDGDELEVDLKRGIIKDLTNGAELTFNKIPDAMLSILEEGGLMPYIKKYGDFQM
- a CDS encoding 3-isopropylmalate dehydratase large subunit, with the translated sequence MGKTLAEKILSLKSKTDVRAGDIVITPVDLAFVQDTTGPLTVREFLNNGFEKMANPSKTILFIDHAAPSPNSQLSTDHITLRDFAQKTGCILSDAGDGVCHQLVAENIAVPGDVIVGADSHTVTAGGIGAFATGMGSSDIAVAMALGKTWFRVPETIKVVCSGSFQKHVYAKDLILHLIGFIGADGATYKALEFAGDTVDKMPIGDRLTIANMAVEAGAKVGLFPADKTTEDYLKTQGRGDKYQPLAADPDAAYERIVNIDVSTLEPTLSKPHTVDNTALVKDLKGTKIQQVAIGTCTNGRIEDFEIAASMLKGKKRNPATRLLITPASRTILKEMIQKGYAETLLDAGAMILPPGCGSCLGLHQGVLGDNESCLSTANRNFKGRMGNPNSFIYLASPATAAATAITGEITDPREVL
- the mdh gene encoding malate dehydrogenase gives rise to the protein MRAKVSVIGAGNVGASLAQCLAVKNIADIVLLDIVEGLPQGKALDLQESAPIIGFDSIIIGTNDYKDTAGSDVVIITSGVARKPGMSRDDLIKINANVVGEVTKNIVKFSPNCVIIIVTNPVDTMTYLALKTSGFSRNRVFGLSGVLDSARLSSFIATELDVPMTSVQSYALGEHGQNMVIFPRLATVNKKPITELLPNETIDKLINRTINGGAEIVGLLKSGSAFYAPSAAAARMAEAIIADKKEILPCAVYLEGEYNLNNVVIGVPVKLGKNGIEEIVDFNLTDEELSALKKSSEAVRALIDTLDNIG
- a CDS encoding isocitrate/isopropylmalate dehydrogenase family protein, which produces MTNTYNVTLIPGDGIGPDVSNATKRVLEATGVRFNWDIVHAGVDVMDEYGTPLPEHVLESIRRNKVAIKGPVTTPVGSGFRSVNVALRKQLELYACIRPCKSYAGIPTFYQDIDVVIVRENTEDLYAGIEFEKGKPQTEELIKFISEKSGSNIREDSGISIKPISEFGTRRITKYAFEFARKEGRKKVSAIHKANIMKFSDGLFLAIAREVAKDYPDIEFEDRIVDNMTMQLVKTPQQFDVILCPNLYGDILSDLCAGLVGGLGVAPGANIGDGVALFEPTHGSAPKYKGLNKVNPMAMMLSGVMMLKHIGENNAAEKLEKAIADVIAEGKNITYDLKPNSERDSAVGTSQVADAIIEKLESNG